A window from Mytilus galloprovincialis chromosome 8, xbMytGall1.hap1.1, whole genome shotgun sequence encodes these proteins:
- the LOC143085080 gene encoding putative carbonic anhydrase-like protein 2 isoform X2, whose product MCNCIMEEFWIFLTFRSVVGLQRVTAFGTLWTEWWTYSGVSGPRYWGIHNPDWSICNKGKYQSPINIDPKILVHDPHMKHLNISQYQIDGLFRNNGHDLSLLINNTNTKPFYITGGPLSYKYTLYEIKIHFGDHDSIGSEHSIGGKKFPLEIQLYGYNAEINKNISQALHAPHGIAAVSILAQVTDHDNDYLDILIQAAIKVRSKGMTTPVLNFFPKEFLPVTSSFVTYEGSLTRPGCMETVTWVILNKPIHVSHNQLESLRSLTNHDNSGQSLMENNFRITIPSHGRLIRTNIKSKVKVGGRLLQHEIDVVRSK is encoded by the exons CCTTTGGAACACTTTGGACAGAGTGGTGGACATACAGTGGTGTCTCAG gtCCACGATATTGGGGAATTCATAATCCAGATTGGAGTATATGTAATAAAGGGAAATATCAATCACCTATTAACATTGATCCTAAAATATTAGTACACGATCCACATATGAAACATCTCAACATTAGTCAATACCAA attGATGGCCTTTTTAGAAACAATGGACATGATTTATCCCTGTTAATCAATAATACCAATACAAAACCATTTTATATAACTGGTGGACCTCTATcttataaatatacattgtacGAGATCAAAATTCATTTTGGAGATCACGACAGCATAGGATCAGAACACAGTATAGGTGGAAAGAAATTCCCATTAGAA ATCCAGCTATATGGATATAATGCTGAGATTAATAAGAACATTTCACAAGCATTACATGCCCCTCATGGAATAGCGGCAGTATCAATATTGGCGCAG GTAACAGATCATGATAACGattatttagatattttaataCAAGCTGCAATAAAAGTTCGATCAAAAG GAATGACTACACCCGTTTTAAATTTCTTTCCAAAGGAATTCCTTCCTGTTACTTCTTCATTTGTAACATATGAAGGGTCACTTACAAGACCCGGCTGTATGGAGACAGTAACCTGGGTTATATTAAATAAACCAATACATGTGTCTCATAATCAA CTAGAGTCATTACGATCTCTTACTAATCATGATAATAGTGGACAATCCTTAATGGAAAATAATTTTAGAATAACTATACCAAGTCATGGTCGACTGATAAGAACCAACATCAAATCTAAAGTTAAAGTAG GTGGACGATTGTTACAGCATGAAATTGACGTCGTACGAAG